One region of Haloprofundus salilacus genomic DNA includes:
- a CDS encoding AEC family transporter encodes MSLVSIFATAILPILALAGIGFLLGRTQEVDPGPLNTITLYVLAPALVFHSLATTTLGGGTLVRVALGVAAYTVAMILVSEGIGRLLGEPEPILSALVLVSAFPNSGNYGVPLSEFAFGATGRSTAVLYLAVQGVLIYTIGVYIASRSGGSAGLDGFKRALRIPLVYAVVAAIAARWLGVVPPADGAAMETLQLVGDSSIPVMLLILGIQLANTDYGSALSRVGVASALKMVVAPVVGLGVAFALGFTDPTVARVFVLECAMPAAITPLILVIEFSEGATIGGLSAAEYVSAVVFATTLVSIPMLTLLIAVLESGVVI; translated from the coding sequence GTGTCACTGGTCTCTATCTTCGCCACCGCGATACTGCCGATTCTCGCGCTGGCGGGCATCGGCTTTCTACTCGGGCGGACCCAAGAGGTCGACCCCGGGCCGTTGAACACGATCACCCTCTACGTGCTCGCGCCGGCGCTCGTCTTCCACAGTCTCGCGACGACGACGCTCGGCGGCGGGACGCTCGTCCGGGTCGCGCTGGGCGTCGCCGCCTACACCGTCGCGATGATTCTCGTCTCCGAGGGAATCGGTCGACTGCTCGGCGAACCCGAACCGATTCTGAGCGCGCTCGTCCTCGTCAGCGCGTTCCCCAACTCCGGCAACTACGGCGTCCCGCTCTCGGAGTTCGCGTTCGGCGCGACTGGACGCAGTACGGCGGTGCTCTACCTCGCGGTGCAGGGCGTGCTCATCTACACCATCGGCGTCTACATCGCCTCCCGAAGCGGCGGGTCGGCGGGTCTCGACGGGTTCAAACGTGCGCTCCGCATCCCGCTCGTCTACGCCGTCGTCGCCGCCATCGCCGCGCGGTGGCTCGGCGTCGTCCCGCCTGCCGACGGCGCGGCGATGGAAACGCTGCAGCTCGTCGGCGACTCCTCGATTCCGGTGATGCTGCTCATCCTCGGTATCCAGCTGGCCAACACCGACTACGGCTCCGCGCTCTCGCGCGTCGGCGTCGCCAGCGCGCTCAAGATGGTCGTCGCCCCCGTCGTCGGTCTCGGCGTCGCGTTCGCGCTCGGCTTCACCGACCCCACCGTCGCCCGCGTGTTCGTCCTCGAATGTGCAATGCCCGCCGCCATCACGCCGCTCATCCTCGTCATCGAGTTCTCCGAAGGTGCGACAATCGGCGGTCTCTCGGCGGCGGAGTACGTCAGCGCCGTCGTCTTCGCGACGACGCTCGTCAGCATCCCCATGCTGACGCTGCTGATTGCGGTGTTAGAATCGGGGGTAGTCATCTGA
- a CDS encoding phosphoribosyltransferase produces the protein MSDLPDEFKCTITNWEYIYGLCRDVSDDVKESAFEPDVVVALARGGWFAGRCLCDFLGLDDLTSLKMEHYVGTAQKSGEPEVRYPMPEGSVEGKNVLIIDDIADTGGSIKRADEYVRERNADEVRTATLQLLQTSEFEPDYVGERLGEWAWIVYPWNFIEDMVDLISGVMVKADEETFELEDVRHYLDEFHEVDPICMEIAQPDRLHEVMAEMERREFVETTGSGAWRLIDNEGVGA, from the coding sequence ATGAGCGACCTCCCCGACGAGTTCAAGTGCACTATCACCAACTGGGAGTACATCTACGGTCTCTGCCGGGACGTGAGCGACGACGTCAAGGAGTCGGCGTTCGAACCGGACGTGGTCGTCGCGCTCGCCCGTGGCGGCTGGTTCGCGGGTCGGTGTCTCTGCGACTTCCTCGGGTTGGACGACCTGACGAGCCTGAAGATGGAACACTACGTCGGCACCGCCCAGAAGTCGGGCGAACCCGAGGTCCGCTACCCGATGCCGGAGGGCAGTGTCGAGGGCAAGAACGTGCTCATCATCGACGACATCGCCGACACCGGCGGCTCCATCAAGCGCGCCGACGAGTACGTCCGAGAACGCAACGCCGACGAAGTCCGAACCGCGACGCTACAACTGCTGCAGACGAGCGAGTTCGAACCCGACTACGTCGGCGAGCGCCTCGGAGAGTGGGCGTGGATCGTCTACCCGTGGAACTTCATCGAGGACATGGTCGACCTCATCTCGGGCGTGATGGTGAAAGCCGACGAGGAGACGTTCGAACTCGAAGACGTTCGCCACTACCTCGACGAGTTCCACGAGGTCGACCCCATCTGCATGGAGATCGCCCAACCGGACCGCCTCCATGAAGTGATGGCCGAGATGGAGCGCCGGGAGTTCGTCGAGACCACCGGGTCGGGCGCGTGGCGACTCATCGACAACGAAGGCGTCGGCGCGTAG
- a CDS encoding class I SAM-dependent methyltransferase, producing the protein MSDHGTNSKSGAANAQEFYTRWARLYDALATYGPGVATLRERTAAALDPRPGDTVVEMGCGTGANFAFLRERVGSSGTVVGVDFSPGMLAVARDRVAREGWENVHVVRADAATPPIRDSDAIVASFVSGMLADPAAVVNEWSELVGPGGRLALLDLARSTRPACRPLNALFHGLVFAGMPSKRPADLSAATDVLDRRVVAAQRALRERCADASYSTHALGFARLGAGTVD; encoded by the coding sequence ATGAGCGACCACGGAACGAACAGTAAATCGGGCGCCGCGAACGCTCAGGAGTTCTATACCCGCTGGGCGCGACTGTACGACGCGCTGGCGACGTACGGACCGGGCGTCGCGACGCTCCGCGAGCGCACCGCCGCGGCGCTCGACCCGCGGCCGGGCGACACCGTCGTCGAGATGGGCTGCGGGACGGGCGCGAACTTCGCGTTCCTCCGCGAACGAGTCGGCTCTTCGGGTACCGTCGTCGGCGTCGACTTCTCGCCGGGGATGCTCGCCGTCGCCCGCGACAGGGTCGCCCGCGAGGGATGGGAGAACGTCCACGTCGTTCGTGCGGACGCGGCTACCCCACCAATCAGAGATTCGGACGCAATCGTCGCCTCGTTCGTCTCCGGGATGCTCGCCGACCCCGCGGCCGTCGTCAACGAGTGGTCCGAGCTCGTCGGGCCGGGCGGCCGCCTCGCGCTACTAGATTTAGCACGGAGTACGCGCCCCGCGTGCCGCCCGCTGAACGCGCTGTTTCACGGCCTCGTCTTCGCGGGGATGCCGTCGAAGCGCCCTGCCGACCTCAGCGCGGCGACGGACGTGCTCGACCGGCGAGTCGTCGCCGCACAGCGGGCACTTCGCGAACGGTGTGCGGATGCGTCGTACTCGACGCACGCGCTCGGATTCGCCCGTCTCGGTGCGGGGACGGTCGACTGA
- a CDS encoding thiamine-phosphate synthase family protein, giving the protein MKFVEEVVVEEFLPTFRSMLAAELRDREFTQQEVAEALGVSQSAVSKYAHGRVARNEVVEADERIRELVGRVAEGLATGEMSQLQALVEAEVLIRHLEDGDLLAELHEEAMPELAEFEGGFDVHDPDSALRATERVLSSVRRGLRTLTNASGFAGLIPHVGSNLAECLPDAEEIEDVAAVPGRIFDVKGRATVAGDPEFGASGHVASVLLSARKVGAPVRAAVNVRYDPDIVASLEEAGYQTVEFDPDAPTDAVAAALDGLDLDETFVLYQSGSYGIEPITYVLGPDAPAVADVVRELL; this is encoded by the coding sequence ATGAAGTTCGTCGAGGAAGTTGTCGTCGAGGAGTTCCTCCCGACGTTTCGATCGATGCTCGCGGCGGAACTCCGCGACCGGGAGTTCACCCAGCAGGAGGTCGCCGAGGCGCTCGGCGTCAGCCAGAGTGCCGTCTCGAAGTACGCCCACGGTCGGGTCGCCCGCAACGAGGTCGTCGAGGCCGACGAACGCATCCGCGAACTCGTCGGGCGCGTCGCCGAGGGACTGGCGACGGGCGAGATGAGCCAGTTACAGGCGCTCGTCGAAGCCGAGGTGCTCATCCGCCACCTCGAAGACGGCGACCTGCTGGCGGAGCTCCACGAGGAGGCGATGCCCGAACTCGCTGAGTTCGAGGGCGGCTTCGACGTTCACGACCCCGATAGCGCACTCAGAGCCACCGAGCGCGTGCTCTCGTCGGTTCGACGCGGCCTGCGGACGCTGACGAACGCCAGCGGCTTCGCCGGACTCATCCCGCACGTCGGCTCGAACCTCGCCGAGTGCCTGCCCGACGCCGAGGAGATAGAGGACGTCGCCGCCGTCCCCGGTCGCATCTTCGACGTGAAGGGTCGCGCCACCGTCGCAGGCGACCCCGAGTTCGGCGCGAGCGGCCACGTCGCGTCCGTCCTCCTCTCGGCCCGGAAGGTGGGCGCGCCGGTCCGCGCCGCGGTCAACGTCCGCTACGACCCCGACATCGTCGCGTCGCTCGAAGAAGCTGGCTACCAGACCGTCGAGTTCGACCCCGACGCGCCGACCGACGCCGTCGCCGCCGCGCTCGACGGACTGGACCTCGACGAGACGTTCGTGCTCTACCAGTCGGGGAGCTACGGCATCGAACCCATCACGTACGTGCTCGGCCCGGACGCGCCCGCCGTCGCCGACGTCGTCCGCGAGTTACTGTGA
- the dcd gene encoding dCTP deaminase, with product MILSDVDLLERLEAGDLVVDPLDDLDMQVQPASIDLRLGEEFLEFQRTNISCIHPNKAEEIGQYVTETHVDEGDEFILHPGDFVLGTTKERVEIPPDLIATVEGRSSLGRLAIVIHATAGIVDPGYEGQITLELSNLGTAPVALTPGMRVSQLIFTELKTRAKRPYGVERGSKYQNQRGPQASRLGDDPEFHG from the coding sequence ATGATACTCTCGGACGTAGACCTTCTCGAACGGTTGGAGGCCGGTGACCTCGTCGTCGACCCGCTCGACGACCTCGACATGCAGGTACAACCGGCGAGCATCGACCTCCGACTCGGCGAGGAGTTCCTGGAGTTCCAGCGGACGAACATCTCCTGTATCCACCCCAACAAAGCGGAAGAAATCGGCCAGTACGTCACCGAGACCCACGTCGACGAGGGCGACGAGTTCATTCTCCACCCCGGCGACTTCGTGCTCGGAACCACCAAAGAGCGAGTCGAGATTCCGCCGGATCTCATCGCCACCGTCGAAGGCAGGTCGTCGCTCGGCCGCCTCGCCATCGTCATCCACGCCACAGCGGGAATCGTCGACCCCGGCTACGAGGGCCAGATTACGCTCGAACTGTCGAACCTCGGCACCGCACCGGTCGCGCTCACGCCGGGGATGCGCGTCTCCCAACTCATCTTCACCGAACTGAAGACGCGAGCGAAGCGACCGTACGGCGTCGAGCGCGGGTCGAAGTACCAGAACCAGCGCGGTCCGCAGGCGTCGCGGTTGGGCGACGACCCCGAGTTCCACGGATGA
- a CDS encoding Yip1 family protein has product MPRTPLLHPDEYFRERTPGLGFGRALAVALVVALLTTAAIGFVGWQFSEALDTTVTVENENRPPDWVCEQNGDDWPGCDEPATREMNLGDELWDRFAGLLPLVFLLSLLGWVAVGVLLHLLSRGGDRGTFGDTLAVAAWGGVPMLVQSVVGVVGAMRVIRETSFSQNPQTLVQQLQGLQSFLDWPVATALGLIVTGWQLFVWRAGLEHARGLDSDVALLVAGFVAFVTFVLGLVG; this is encoded by the coding sequence ATGCCCCGCACGCCTCTCCTCCACCCGGACGAGTACTTCCGAGAGCGCACGCCCGGACTCGGGTTCGGCCGCGCGCTGGCGGTCGCGCTCGTCGTCGCACTGTTGACGACTGCCGCCATCGGCTTCGTCGGATGGCAGTTCAGCGAGGCGCTGGACACAACGGTAACCGTCGAGAACGAGAACCGGCCTCCCGATTGGGTCTGCGAACAGAACGGCGACGACTGGCCCGGTTGCGACGAACCGGCGACGCGAGAGATGAACCTCGGCGACGAACTCTGGGACCGGTTCGCCGGTCTCCTCCCCCTCGTGTTTCTGCTCTCGCTTCTCGGGTGGGTCGCCGTCGGCGTGCTCTTGCACCTCCTCTCCCGCGGCGGCGACAGAGGGACGTTCGGCGACACGCTGGCGGTCGCGGCGTGGGGCGGCGTGCCGATGCTCGTCCAGTCGGTCGTCGGCGTCGTCGGAGCGATGCGCGTCATCCGCGAGACGTCGTTCTCGCAAAATCCCCAGACGCTCGTTCAGCAGTTGCAGGGGTTGCAGTCGTTTCTCGACTGGCCCGTCGCGACGGCGCTCGGTCTGATCGTCACCGGATGGCAACTGTTCGTCTGGCGCGCCGGTCTCGAACACGCGCGCGGACTCGACTCCGACGTGGCGCTTCTCGTCGCGGGGTTCGTCGCGTTCGTCACGTTCGTACTGGGACTCGTGGGCTGA
- a CDS encoding AI-2E family transporter, giving the protein MPLERNRVGWWLFVLALAGVVGYVLYSFVGMVVLGVAAYYGTRPLHRRLERVVGSSWVAAATTLLGIFLPVLLLVGYAGFQFVHSIDLFVGAGGAQRYRQILGQWLGFGPLPDVQVQQLARQLRNPTEALRQYRDVLRTAFRLGANALAALTKGLLLVGLSLTLAYYLLRFDDRLAAIFESVLGGEGSTAHAYATAVDRDLQSVYFGNLAFVVVMSVVAAVVYYGASLLAPPSLSIPMPLVLAVLTGAASIVPVVVGKIVYVPLVLYLAVQAVRTNAVSLWFPAVLLVACVLVLDLLPQAFLQPYLSGQRLGMGLLLFAYLLGPMLFGWYGFFLLPLVTVLVVQVVRLVLAELVRGEPLTPWVSAPVSMGSDPAVAREGGSRSGGDRSESEPDESEQTE; this is encoded by the coding sequence GTGCCACTCGAGCGAAACCGAGTCGGATGGTGGCTGTTCGTCCTCGCTCTCGCCGGCGTCGTCGGGTACGTGCTCTACTCGTTCGTCGGCATGGTCGTCCTCGGCGTCGCCGCGTACTACGGGACGCGACCGCTCCACCGGCGGCTAGAGCGGGTGGTCGGGTCGAGTTGGGTCGCCGCCGCGACGACGCTACTGGGTATCTTCCTCCCCGTGCTGCTGCTCGTCGGTTACGCCGGGTTTCAGTTCGTTCACTCGATCGACCTGTTCGTCGGCGCGGGCGGCGCGCAGCGCTATCGGCAGATTCTCGGCCAGTGGCTCGGCTTCGGACCGCTCCCGGACGTACAGGTGCAACAACTCGCCCGACAGTTGCGAAACCCGACCGAGGCGCTCCGGCAGTACCGCGACGTGTTGCGGACGGCGTTTCGCCTCGGCGCGAACGCGTTAGCGGCGCTCACCAAGGGGTTGTTGCTCGTTGGGCTGTCGCTGACGCTGGCGTACTACCTCCTCCGGTTCGACGACCGACTGGCGGCTATCTTCGAGTCGGTTCTCGGCGGTGAGGGGTCGACGGCGCACGCGTACGCGACCGCCGTGGACCGCGACCTCCAGAGCGTCTACTTCGGGAACCTCGCCTTCGTCGTCGTTATGTCGGTCGTCGCCGCCGTCGTCTACTACGGGGCGAGCCTCCTCGCGCCGCCGTCGCTGTCGATTCCGATGCCGCTCGTGCTCGCAGTGCTGACCGGTGCTGCGAGCATCGTCCCCGTCGTAGTCGGGAAGATAGTGTACGTTCCGCTGGTGCTGTATCTCGCCGTACAGGCAGTTCGGACGAACGCCGTCTCGCTGTGGTTCCCGGCGGTGCTTCTAGTCGCCTGCGTGCTCGTCCTCGATCTCCTGCCACAGGCGTTCCTCCAGCCGTACCTCTCCGGGCAGCGACTCGGCATGGGGCTGTTGCTGTTCGCCTACCTGCTTGGGCCGATGCTGTTCGGCTGGTACGGCTTCTTCCTCCTCCCGCTCGTGACCGTCCTCGTCGTCCAGGTCGTCCGCCTCGTGTTGGCCGAACTCGTCCGCGGCGAGCCGCTGACGCCGTGGGTGTCGGCCCCGGTGTCGATGGGTTCGGACCCCGCCGTCGCGCGCGAGGGCGGGTCGCGCTCGGGGGGCGACCGGAGCGAAAGCGAGCCGGACGAGAGCGAGCAAACCGAGTAA
- the pth2 gene encoding peptidyl-tRNA hydrolase Pth2 — MKQVIVARTDIGMGRGKLAAQVAHASLSAYEDADSRTRKKWKGEGQKKVVVKARGEKELFRLADLAEREGLPNAIVRDAGHTQLEPGTVTALAVGPGQDNLVDKVTGDLSLY; from the coding sequence ATGAAGCAGGTCATCGTCGCCCGGACCGACATCGGGATGGGCCGCGGAAAACTCGCCGCGCAGGTCGCCCACGCGTCGCTGTCGGCGTACGAGGACGCCGACTCGCGAACCCGAAAGAAGTGGAAAGGCGAGGGCCAGAAGAAAGTCGTCGTGAAAGCCCGCGGCGAGAAGGAACTGTTCCGCCTCGCCGACCTCGCCGAGCGCGAGGGACTGCCGAACGCCATCGTCCGCGACGCCGGGCACACCCAGCTAGAGCCGGGGACGGTGACGGCGCTGGCGGTCGGTCCCGGGCAGGACAACCTCGTCGACAAGGTGACGGGCGACCTCTCGCTGTACTAG
- the truD gene encoding tRNA pseudouridine(13) synthase TruD, with product MREAHPIEREVGMEYYVSDADGIGGELRVDPEDFRVRELEAFDAAPVDSDPGAYANLVVRATLRGWDTNDFAARLSDALGVSRERISWAGTKDKHAVTTQLFTVRGGDPADLPDVRDADVEVVGRAGRDISFGDLAGNAFGIRVRDVERPERAEEITEQLREFGGIESDDAEDAPVVGVPNYFGQQRFGSRRPVTHVVGLHVVRGEWREAVLSYVGNPHENEPEETREARAVVDAEAERADPDWHRALDWMPGYLRYERSMLHRLDEDGAESEEDWRHALEAVPSNLQRLFVNAAQSYVFNRILSERLRRGLPFDRPVEGDVACFVDRDAPEDLFRPDTDRLQAVTGRRVDIVGKHCERGRAFVTAPLVGTETELGDGEPGGIEREILSELNLEPGDFDLPGNFESTGTRRAILVRTRMEVEESPLEFEFSLPSGSYATAVMREYLKSEPLDL from the coding sequence ATGCGCGAGGCCCACCCCATCGAGCGCGAGGTCGGCATGGAGTACTACGTGAGCGACGCCGACGGCATCGGCGGCGAACTCCGGGTCGACCCCGAGGATTTCCGGGTCCGCGAACTGGAGGCGTTCGATGCCGCACCCGTCGATTCCGACCCTGGTGCGTACGCGAACCTCGTCGTCCGCGCGACGCTGCGCGGGTGGGACACCAACGACTTCGCGGCGCGTCTCTCGGACGCGCTGGGCGTCAGTCGCGAGCGCATCTCATGGGCCGGGACGAAGGACAAACACGCCGTCACAACCCAGCTGTTCACGGTTCGCGGCGGCGACCCCGCCGACCTGCCGGACGTGCGCGACGCCGACGTGGAGGTCGTCGGCCGCGCAGGCCGCGACATCTCCTTCGGCGACCTCGCGGGCAACGCGTTCGGCATCCGCGTCCGCGACGTCGAGCGTCCGGAGCGCGCCGAGGAGATCACCGAGCAGTTGCGCGAGTTCGGCGGTATCGAGAGCGACGACGCCGAGGACGCGCCGGTCGTCGGCGTTCCGAACTACTTCGGCCAGCAGCGCTTCGGCAGTCGCCGCCCCGTCACACACGTCGTCGGCCTCCACGTCGTCCGCGGTGAGTGGCGCGAGGCCGTCCTCTCGTACGTCGGCAACCCCCACGAGAACGAACCCGAGGAGACGCGGGAGGCCCGCGCCGTCGTTGACGCCGAGGCCGAGCGCGCCGACCCCGACTGGCACCGCGCGCTTGACTGGATGCCCGGCTACCTCCGCTACGAGCGCTCGATGCTCCACCGACTCGACGAGGACGGCGCGGAGTCCGAAGAAGACTGGCGACACGCACTCGAAGCTGTCCCGTCGAACCTCCAGCGCCTGTTCGTCAACGCCGCGCAGTCGTACGTCTTCAATCGCATCCTCTCCGAACGTCTCCGTCGCGGGCTGCCGTTCGACAGACCCGTCGAGGGCGACGTGGCCTGCTTCGTCGACCGCGACGCGCCCGAGGACCTGTTCCGCCCCGACACCGACCGCCTGCAGGCGGTGACGGGTCGCCGTGTCGACATCGTGGGCAAACACTGCGAACGCGGTCGAGCGTTCGTCACCGCGCCGCTCGTTGGGACAGAGACTGAGTTAGGCGACGGCGAACCCGGCGGGATAGAGCGCGAGATTCTGTCGGAGTTGAACCTCGAACCGGGCGACTTCGACCTCCCCGGAAACTTCGAGTCGACGGGGACCCGTCGCGCAATTCTGGTTCGGACGCGGATGGAGGTCGAGGAGAGTCCGCTGGAGTTCGAGTTCTCGCTCCCGTCGGGATCGTACGCGACGGCGGTGATGCGCGAGTATCTGAAGTCTGAACCGCTGGACCTGTAG
- a CDS encoding DUF4336 domain-containing protein: MATSEELLERLDTGLWTYREPLRFFGVEIGRVMVVVRLSGGGLLIHSPAELTPDLRRALAELGDVRFVVPASKLHGHLYMEQYREAYPRAELLAAPGLDHRRTDLDFDGLLGGAPDPRWSADLDQTAFLGHRWLSEIEFYHRPSRTLIIGDICYHVTAEAPFATRAVARLAGMYDRLSVPPDFRITVVNEAAARQSVRRMLGWEFDRVVVGHGSVLESGGREAVREAFDWLL, translated from the coding sequence ATGGCCACCTCCGAAGAACTCCTCGAACGCCTCGACACCGGTCTCTGGACCTACCGCGAACCGCTGCGCTTCTTCGGCGTCGAAATCGGCCGGGTGATGGTCGTCGTCCGCCTCTCGGGCGGTGGATTGCTGATCCACTCTCCGGCAGAACTGACGCCTGACCTCCGGCGAGCGTTGGCCGAACTCGGCGACGTGCGCTTCGTCGTCCCTGCGAGCAAACTCCACGGGCACCTGTACATGGAACAGTACCGCGAGGCGTACCCACGCGCCGAGTTGTTGGCCGCGCCGGGACTCGACCACCGGCGGACGGACCTCGATTTCGACGGCTTGCTCGGCGGGGCGCCCGACCCACGGTGGAGCGCCGACCTCGACCAGACGGCGTTTCTCGGCCACCGGTGGCTCTCGGAGATCGAATTCTACCACCGCCCGAGTCGAACGCTGATTATCGGTGATATCTGCTATCACGTCACCGCCGAAGCGCCGTTCGCGACGCGAGCGGTCGCCCGTCTCGCCGGGATGTACGACCGCCTGTCGGTGCCGCCGGACTTCCGGATAACGGTCGTGAACGAGGCGGCAGCGCGCCAATCGGTTCGGCGGATGCTCGGATGGGAGTTCGACCGGGTCGTCGTCGGACACGGGTCGGTGCTGGAGTCCGGCGGACGTGAAGCAGTACGCGAGGCGTTCGACTGGCTTCTCTGA
- a CDS encoding DUF2103 domain-containing protein — MHCGRCGTPLEKPGDYCLTCRTGTCDAVVLDCSRDRATLTFLDEETVIGETTVTTVPETGEESGVVELRNFAGRLADEIRRKRPETVYAAGERDVIRETRAQLHYEFYRVRDDDPVQAVLESRGERTLEVVEASPGEKLGGSHTTVIGGRKGRRAIGVVAGHPHVKKIVPGPIDAGGKGSRTSLRAKVTRSDDNGNVRLLLRDGSSVQENRVVTTAMDRETGERVRDDLNEALVDAELRPMD; from the coding sequence ATGCACTGCGGCCGGTGCGGCACGCCGTTGGAGAAACCCGGAGACTACTGTCTGACCTGCCGCACCGGAACCTGCGACGCCGTCGTCCTCGACTGTTCCCGCGACCGGGCGACGCTCACGTTTCTCGACGAGGAAACCGTTATCGGCGAGACGACGGTGACGACGGTCCCCGAGACGGGCGAGGAGTCGGGCGTCGTCGAACTCCGGAACTTCGCCGGGCGACTCGCCGACGAGATCCGCCGCAAACGGCCCGAAACCGTATACGCGGCGGGCGAGCGCGACGTCATCCGCGAGACGCGCGCCCAACTCCACTACGAGTTCTACCGCGTCCGCGACGACGACCCCGTGCAAGCCGTGTTGGAGAGCCGCGGCGAGCGAACGCTCGAAGTGGTCGAGGCGTCGCCGGGCGAGAAACTCGGAGGGTCGCACACGACGGTCATCGGCGGACGCAAGGGGCGGAGAGCCATCGGCGTCGTCGCCGGCCACCCGCACGTCAAGAAGATCGTGCCTGGCCCCATCGACGCCGGGGGGAAGGGGTCGCGGACGAGTCTGCGGGCGAAAGTGACCCGTTCCGACGACAACGGCAACGTCCGCCTGTTGCTGCGCGACGGGTCGAGCGTTCAGGAGAACCGCGTGGTGACGACGGCGATGGACCGCGAGACGGGCGAACGCGTCCGCGACGATTTGAACGAGGCGCTCGTCGACGCGGAGCTCCGACCGATGGACTGA
- a CDS encoding helix-turn-helix domain-containing protein, with the protein MLIAELTLSTSILETALANAPTVTVELDQQYTRQSGTVLLQIRATGDDLDRFDAALDDDPTVADATVLDESDDWRQYRLTLSPEGSDASTYYIRTELDAVMLAAEADADGWLLRMQFPDRASVSAYRQRCVDTGLSFRLHRLYHESNAGGTQYGLTDAQYDVLTRAVDAGYFEVPRRCSLAEIGDELGISGQAASERLRRGLQTLLRRTLSEQEIGWRSPADRQRLDREKSDGTAD; encoded by the coding sequence ATGCTCATCGCCGAACTCACCCTTTCGACGTCGATTCTCGAGACGGCGTTGGCGAACGCGCCGACGGTGACGGTCGAACTGGACCAACAGTACACGCGGCAGTCCGGAACGGTCCTGCTCCAGATTCGAGCCACCGGCGACGATCTCGACAGGTTCGACGCGGCGCTCGACGACGACCCGACCGTCGCGGACGCGACGGTGCTCGACGAAAGCGACGACTGGCGACAGTACCGCCTCACGCTCAGCCCCGAGGGGAGCGACGCCTCGACGTACTACATCCGTACGGAGCTCGACGCGGTGATGCTCGCCGCGGAAGCCGACGCCGACGGGTGGTTGCTCCGGATGCAGTTTCCCGACCGCGCGTCGGTTTCGGCGTACCGCCAGCGCTGCGTCGACACCGGTCTCTCGTTTCGACTCCACCGCCTCTACCACGAGTCGAACGCCGGCGGAACGCAGTACGGACTCACCGACGCTCAGTACGACGTCTTGACTCGGGCCGTCGACGCGGGGTACTTCGAGGTTCCACGCCGGTGCTCGCTGGCGGAGATCGGCGACGAGTTAGGTATCTCCGGACAGGCGGCGTCGGAGCGCCTCCGGCGCGGACTGCAGACGCTGTTGCGGCGCACGCTGTCGGAGCAGGAGATAGGGTGGCGCTCGCCGGCGGACCGGCAGCGGCTGGACCGAGAGAAGTCGGACGGGACCGCCGACTGA
- a CDS encoding DUF7344 domain-containing protein, with amino-acid sequence MSNDRTFGRQSDHPAHAPSTTVDRARLDEAFDALSNRRRRDVLYYLHQVNGREIDVYDIADTMTAWEVECQENVEPDHFRSLLVSLRHVHLPKLDDIGALSYDEDRDTVEQTDSPILHDWVDLAAVEELT; translated from the coding sequence ATGTCAAATGACCGCACGTTCGGACGCCAGAGCGACCATCCGGCACACGCACCGTCTACGACCGTCGACCGCGCGCGCTTAGACGAAGCGTTCGACGCGCTGTCGAACCGACGCCGACGCGACGTGCTGTACTATCTCCACCAGGTGAACGGGCGGGAAATCGACGTGTACGACATCGCCGACACGATGACCGCGTGGGAGGTCGAGTGTCAGGAGAACGTCGAACCCGATCACTTCCGGAGCCTGTTGGTGTCGCTCCGACACGTCCACCTGCCGAAACTGGACGACATCGGCGCGCTCTCGTACGACGAGGACCGCGACACCGTAGAACAGACCGACAGCCCGATACTCCACGACTGGGTCGACCTCGCGGCCGTCGAAGAGCTGACGTAA
- a CDS encoding 50S ribosomal protein L37ae encodes MADNKARQTGSSGRFGARYGRVARKRVSDIESEMRNASVDGDSVKRLGTGIWLNEETGEKFTGGAYRPETPGGRSVRRSIRAALDEDE; translated from the coding sequence ATGGCCGACAACAAGGCACGACAGACCGGTAGCTCGGGCCGCTTCGGCGCGCGCTACGGTCGCGTCGCTCGCAAGCGGGTCTCCGACATCGAATCAGAGATGCGAAACGCCAGCGTCGACGGAGACTCCGTCAAGCGCCTCGGCACGGGCATCTGGCTCAACGAGGAGACGGGCGAGAAGTTCACCGGCGGCGCGTACCGCCCAGAGACGCCCGGCGGACGCTCGGTCCGACGCTCCATCCGCGCGGCGCTCGACGAAGACGAGTAA
- a CDS encoding DNA-directed RNA polymerase subunit P has product MSYKCSRCKRDVELDEYGGVRCPYCGHRVLLKERARVVKEIDVQ; this is encoded by the coding sequence ATGAGTTACAAATGCTCCCGCTGTAAGCGCGACGTCGAACTCGACGAGTACGGGGGCGTCCGCTGTCCGTACTGCGGTCACCGCGTGCTACTGAAAGAACGCGCCCGCGTCGTGAAAGAGATCGACGTGCAGTGA